In Paraflavitalea devenefica, a single window of DNA contains:
- the pdhA gene encoding pyruvate dehydrogenase (acetyl-transferring) E1 component subunit alpha → MQLIRQFELMAEEKYKMDGKIRGFFHAYIGQEAIAAGCMTATRLEDPFVTAYRDHGLALAKGVSPDACMAELYGKATGAAKGKGGSMHFFGKDVYFFGGHGIVGAQIGTGAGLAFAEKYKGTDNVALTFFGDGAARQGMLHETFNMAMTWKLPVVFICENNNYAMGTSVERTSNVVDIYKLADAYEMPGDTVDGMSAEAVHEAISRAVKRAREGDGPTLLEIKTYRYKGHSISDPQKYRTKEEVEEYKQRDPIQLVLNTILKNKYATKDEIAAIDKRVNDAVVASVKFAEESPWPADDEVLKDVAMDANYPFIVD, encoded by the coding sequence ATGCAGCTAATCCGTCAGTTTGAGCTTATGGCAGAAGAAAAGTATAAGATGGACGGTAAGATCCGCGGATTTTTCCACGCCTACATAGGACAGGAAGCCATTGCCGCTGGTTGTATGACCGCTACCCGCCTGGAAGATCCCTTTGTAACCGCTTATCGTGACCACGGTCTGGCCCTGGCGAAAGGCGTTTCCCCCGATGCCTGTATGGCCGAGTTATATGGTAAGGCTACCGGTGCTGCCAAGGGTAAAGGCGGCAGTATGCACTTCTTTGGTAAAGATGTTTATTTCTTTGGCGGTCATGGTATCGTAGGCGCCCAGATAGGCACCGGCGCCGGACTAGCCTTTGCTGAAAAATACAAGGGTACCGATAACGTGGCCCTCACTTTCTTTGGTGATGGCGCTGCCCGTCAGGGTATGCTGCATGAGACCTTTAACATGGCCATGACCTGGAAATTGCCCGTAGTATTCATTTGCGAGAACAACAACTATGCGATGGGTACCTCTGTAGAGCGTACCAGTAACGTAGTGGATATTTATAAACTGGCCGACGCTTACGAAATGCCGGGCGATACGGTAGACGGTATGAGCGCAGAAGCTGTTCATGAGGCTATTTCCCGTGCCGTGAAAAGAGCCCGTGAGGGAGATGGTCCTACCTTACTGGAAATAAAGACCTACCGTTATAAAGGTCACTCTATTTCCGACCCACAGAAATACCGTACCAAGGAAGAAGTGGAAGAGTATAAACAACGCGACCCCATTCAACTGGTATTGAATACCATCCTGAAAAATAAATACGCTACCAAAGACGAGATCGCTGCGATTGATAAACGTGTGAATGATGCGGTAGTGGCTTCGGTGAAGTTCGCTGAAGAATCACCCTGGCCGGCAGATGATGAAGTGTTGAAGGATGTTGCCATGGACGCGAACTATCCGTTCATTGTAGACTAA
- a CDS encoding tetratricopeptide repeat protein: MRKYPFVWLVLCTCVSTLSIAQNADSAAFYHQKGVAEQQARRYREAEKNFAKADQFAPNTAVTLIEWGNVLTAQNRYMEAREKFLKAEAKEPDNPVVIENLATLSLNVRKWADAIRYAQKMQEKKIGNKPLNFVIAKSYYEMDNFGEALKYCEKAFRDDSTKAEVPYIAARCFVEMSNYKRAEGCYQQAIARDPNNANWMFEAGMVAYAIPDDKKAVYWFEMAGEKGYKRTDVYLENLANAYLNLKEYDKGLPLLKAVLEHKPQDVELLYNVGDAYYRSGKYQDAIDTWDQILVIDKKNSNALYMIGMAYQKKGDKQKGEQLCNQAIGMDPSLKELRQERKMPGGM, encoded by the coding sequence ATGCGAAAGTACCCATTCGTATGGCTTGTGTTGTGTACCTGTGTGTCGACCCTGAGCATAGCCCAGAATGCCGACAGTGCTGCTTTTTACCACCAAAAGGGCGTTGCCGAACAACAGGCCCGCCGCTATCGCGAAGCGGAGAAAAATTTTGCCAAAGCCGATCAGTTTGCTCCCAATACCGCCGTCACACTCATCGAATGGGGAAATGTGCTGACAGCCCAGAACCGCTATATGGAAGCGCGTGAGAAATTCCTGAAAGCAGAGGCCAAAGAGCCGGATAACCCGGTGGTGATTGAAAACCTGGCTACTTTATCCCTCAACGTACGCAAATGGGCCGATGCGATAAGATATGCCCAGAAAATGCAGGAAAAGAAGATCGGTAACAAACCGCTGAACTTTGTTATTGCCAAAAGTTATTATGAGATGGACAACTTTGGCGAGGCCCTCAAATACTGCGAAAAAGCTTTCCGCGATGACTCTACCAAGGCAGAAGTGCCCTACATCGCCGCCCGCTGCTTTGTGGAAATGAGCAACTACAAAAGGGCCGAAGGCTGCTACCAGCAGGCCATTGCCCGTGATCCCAATAATGCGAACTGGATGTTCGAGGCCGGCATGGTGGCCTATGCCATTCCCGACGATAAAAAAGCGGTGTATTGGTTTGAGATGGCAGGAGAAAAAGGGTATAAACGGACCGACGTTTACCTCGAAAACCTCGCCAATGCCTACCTTAACCTGAAGGAATACGACAAGGGGCTGCCCCTCCTGAAAGCCGTGCTGGAGCACAAACCCCAGGATGTGGAACTCTTGTACAATGTAGGGGATGCTTATTACCGCAGCGGTAAATACCAGGATGCCATTGATACCTGGGACCAGATACTGGTCATTGACAAGAAGAATTCCAATGCGCTCTATATGATTGGCATGGCCTACCAGAAGAAAGGCGATAAACAAAAGGGGGAACAGCTTTGTAATCAGGCCATTGGGATGGACCCTTCGCTGAAAGAACTCCGCCAGGAGCGGAAGATGCCAGGCGGTATGTAA
- the glgB gene encoding 1,4-alpha-glucan branching protein GlgB, with protein MAQTKKYEDIHFVDSTRPVWNYSLFTQEDIDNFQRGTHYRLYELFGSREITVLGKRGYYFAVWAPNATWVSVTGNFNNWNTQSHPLFVRLDNSGIWEGFIPHLPKGEIYKYHIHGFRGRKMDKGDPFANFWERRPDTASITWDLGFHWNDREWIDQREAHNSTKAPWSVYEVHLASWMRPDPNDEERYNTYDFFSHRLVNYVKEMGFTHVELMPVMEHPFDGSWGYQGTGFFAPSSRYGDPQGFMHLVDALHQAGIGVILDWVPSHFPYDAHGLFMFDGTHTYEYADMRKGFHPDWNSYIFNYKRGEVKSFLISSARFWFDKFHIDGMRVDAVSSMLKLNYSREEGEWEPNEFGGDGNLEAIAFIKDLNETIYRDFPHVQTIAEEATDWPGVSRPTFMDGLGFGMKWMMGWMHDTLGYFKLDPLERQYHQNKFTFSMMYYYDENFMLPLSHDEVVHGKSPMLYKMPGDDWQKFANLRALYGYMFTHPGGKLLFMGDEFGANVEWNYKSELPWHLLQYESHTGLQSCVRDLNFLLRNEPALYENQFSPAGFEWVDLSHRPECVMVYRRKGKDPANDLLVVLNLTPVVRRDWKVYAGGKEVWKEIFNTDLPKYGGTGDVYNPQILTTLIDKKQNHYEINVHLPPLGMIVLK; from the coding sequence GTGGCACAAACGAAGAAGTACGAGGATATCCATTTTGTAGACAGTACCCGTCCCGTATGGAACTATTCACTGTTTACCCAGGAAGATATTGACAATTTTCAGCGGGGTACCCATTACCGTCTCTATGAGCTGTTTGGTTCGCGTGAGATCACCGTACTGGGCAAAAGAGGGTATTACTTTGCGGTTTGGGCGCCCAATGCCACCTGGGTTTCCGTTACCGGCAACTTCAACAACTGGAATACCCAGTCACATCCACTCTTCGTGCGGTTAGATAATTCCGGTATCTGGGAAGGCTTTATCCCGCACCTGCCCAAAGGAGAAATATACAAATACCATATTCATGGCTTCAGAGGACGTAAAATGGATAAAGGCGATCCTTTTGCCAACTTCTGGGAGCGCCGTCCCGATACCGCTTCCATTACCTGGGACCTCGGATTTCACTGGAACGACCGTGAATGGATAGATCAGCGCGAAGCCCACAACAGTACTAAAGCGCCCTGGAGCGTATATGAAGTACACCTGGCCAGTTGGATGCGCCCTGATCCCAATGATGAGGAACGCTACAACACCTATGACTTTTTCAGTCACCGCCTGGTGAATTATGTAAAGGAAATGGGATTTACACATGTGGAACTGATGCCGGTGATGGAACACCCTTTTGATGGCAGTTGGGGCTACCAGGGTACCGGTTTCTTTGCGCCCAGCTCCCGGTATGGCGATCCCCAGGGATTCATGCACCTGGTAGATGCTTTACACCAGGCTGGTATAGGGGTGATACTCGACTGGGTGCCCTCTCATTTTCCCTACGACGCGCACGGCCTTTTTATGTTCGATGGTACCCATACCTATGAATATGCGGATATGCGCAAAGGCTTTCACCCGGACTGGAACAGTTATATATTTAATTATAAACGCGGCGAGGTAAAATCATTCCTGATCAGCAGCGCCCGTTTCTGGTTCGATAAATTCCATATTGATGGCATGCGCGTGGATGCGGTAAGCTCCATGCTGAAGCTCAACTATTCCCGGGAGGAAGGGGAGTGGGAGCCCAACGAGTTTGGCGGCGATGGCAACCTGGAGGCCATTGCCTTTATCAAAGACCTCAATGAAACCATTTACCGCGATTTCCCCCATGTACAAACCATTGCAGAAGAAGCCACCGACTGGCCCGGCGTATCCCGGCCTACCTTTATGGATGGCCTGGGTTTCGGCATGAAATGGATGATGGGATGGATGCATGATACCCTCGGCTACTTTAAGCTGGACCCCCTTGAAAGGCAGTACCATCAGAATAAATTTACATTCAGCATGATGTATTATTATGATGAGAACTTCATGCTGCCCCTCAGCCATGACGAAGTGGTACACGGTAAAAGCCCCATGTTGTATAAAATGCCGGGCGATGACTGGCAGAAGTTTGCCAACCTGCGCGCCCTGTACGGTTACATGTTTACCCACCCCGGGGGCAAGCTCCTGTTTATGGGGGATGAATTTGGGGCCAATGTGGAGTGGAACTATAAATCAGAGTTGCCCTGGCATCTCCTGCAATATGAAAGCCATACCGGGCTCCAAAGTTGTGTCCGTGACCTTAACTTCCTGCTGCGCAACGAGCCTGCTTTGTATGAAAACCAGTTCAGCCCGGCCGGCTTCGAATGGGTGGACCTTTCCCACCGCCCGGAATGTGTGATGGTCTACCGCCGTAAGGGGAAGGACCCGGCCAATGACCTGCTGGTGGTGCTGAACCTCACCCCGGTGGTGCGGCGCGACTGGAAAGTATACGCAGGAGGTAAAGAAGTGTGGAAGGAAATCTTCAACACCGACCTCCCTAAGTATGGGGGGACGGGCGATGTGTATAATCCGCAAATTTTAACGACCCTTATTGACAAAAAGCAAAACCACTACGAAATAAATGTACACTTGCCACCGTTGGGGATGATAGTATTGAAATAA
- a CDS encoding TonB-dependent receptor, translated as MQKLTLIFGILLVSVMSAFAQQATLKGTVIDTSEKKNLTNSAVVLLRKSDSVMVTFSRTDKSGQFTLPRVTPGKFVLLITHPAYADYMDEVEVKDASPVNLGNVAMILKSQLLQEVVVSHKLGAIRIKGDTTEYKADSFYMKAGSSVEDLLKKLPGITVDKNGKITAQGEAVQKVLVDGEEFFSDDPTIATRGLLSDAVDKVQVFDKKSDQATFTGIDDGQKIKTIDLKLKEDKKKGLFGKLELGSNGDKYWNNSGMLNAFKGKRKFSAFGIMSSTGKTGLDWQENMNYGGAGGNMDMGMSEDGGMYITSGGGGDDGFGGGSYWGEGFPKGWAGGLHYSNKWNGDKLHLNGNYKFNKLNTEASGNTRSQYILKDSLYYVNEEGNNYNSKERHRIDGIYDITLDSSSSLKITVGGWKGKSNTLNASKSEWLDENGDPVRKIKQSTSSLGDNQALTSNIAYRKKFKKAGRTISATFNQDYRETMSEGFLYAENTFFSNGDSTLQIVDQKKINDNITANVNGRLSYTEPLSKRSVLEFNYGISNSHRQSRRTALESSTPNGPKYDEVVDSLTNDYAFNVLNNSAGINYRYAKPKKINFSFGANVSRADFTRKDLKTGADTRYSFTNFFPQANVGWTIGQGGNLRFNYFGSTQAPSIDQIQPVTDNSDQSNIRIGNPDLKQAFRNRFNLNYNSYKILSESGIWASINFSTVQNDFSSRTSIKDAKRVTQPVNVNGNYNLSGWFDYDRKIKKLKLYVGPALNFNVGRNVNFIDSLENTNNNRSLGGGIRLRYEIEKKFSITVRSGINLVKSKSSLRPDVVTEYWTQEHEVWANVSLPWKIDLNTECEFNFRQKTDVFDRNTNAIRWNANIEKKILKGDVGRIRFSAFDILDQNIGFNRSVNSNFINERTYDTFRRYFMLSLIWNFSKNGAKPMGW; from the coding sequence ATGCAAAAACTAACGTTGATCTTCGGGATACTCCTTGTATCTGTCATGTCCGCATTTGCCCAACAAGCTACTCTTAAAGGTACAGTAATTGACACCAGCGAGAAGAAAAATCTTACCAATAGTGCAGTAGTACTATTGCGAAAATCCGACTCGGTAATGGTCACCTTTTCCCGGACTGATAAATCGGGCCAGTTCACGCTCCCACGCGTTACGCCCGGCAAATTTGTTTTGCTGATAACCCACCCGGCTTATGCCGATTACATGGATGAGGTGGAAGTAAAGGATGCATCTCCTGTAAACCTGGGCAATGTAGCCATGATCCTGAAAAGCCAGTTACTACAGGAAGTGGTGGTATCGCATAAGCTGGGTGCTATCCGTATTAAAGGCGACACGACAGAATACAAAGCCGACAGCTTTTATATGAAGGCCGGCTCCTCGGTGGAGGACCTGTTGAAAAAATTACCCGGTATTACGGTAGACAAGAATGGTAAGATCACTGCCCAGGGCGAAGCTGTACAGAAGGTACTGGTAGATGGGGAAGAATTTTTCAGTGATGATCCTACCATTGCCACCCGTGGCTTGCTATCGGATGCAGTAGATAAGGTACAGGTGTTTGACAAGAAGAGCGACCAGGCCACTTTTACCGGCATTGATGACGGGCAAAAGATCAAAACGATCGACCTGAAATTAAAGGAAGATAAGAAGAAAGGTCTCTTCGGAAAGCTGGAACTGGGCAGCAATGGCGACAAATACTGGAATAATAGCGGAATGCTCAACGCCTTCAAGGGCAAACGCAAGTTCTCGGCCTTCGGTATCATGAGCAGCACCGGTAAAACGGGTCTCGACTGGCAGGAGAATATGAACTATGGCGGCGCAGGTGGCAACATGGATATGGGCATGAGCGAAGATGGCGGCATGTATATTACCTCGGGCGGCGGCGGGGATGATGGTTTCGGCGGCGGCAGCTACTGGGGTGAAGGCTTCCCCAAAGGATGGGCCGGCGGCCTGCACTATTCCAATAAGTGGAATGGCGACAAGCTTCACTTGAATGGCAACTATAAGTTCAACAAACTGAATACCGAGGCCAGCGGCAACACCAGGAGCCAGTATATATTAAAAGATTCCCTGTATTATGTAAATGAAGAAGGCAATAATTACAACAGCAAGGAACGGCACCGCATTGATGGTATTTATGATATAACGCTCGACTCCTCTTCCAGCCTGAAGATCACAGTCGGTGGCTGGAAAGGAAAAAGCAATACACTGAATGCTTCCAAAAGCGAGTGGCTGGATGAGAATGGCGATCCCGTGCGTAAGATAAAACAGAGCACCAGTTCGCTGGGCGATAACCAGGCGCTTACCTCCAACATTGCCTACCGTAAGAAGTTCAAAAAGGCTGGCAGAACGATCTCGGCCACTTTCAACCAGGATTACCGGGAAACGATGTCGGAAGGGTTCCTGTACGCGGAGAATACTTTTTTCAGCAATGGCGACAGCACCCTGCAGATAGTAGATCAGAAAAAGATCAATGATAATATTACAGCCAATGTAAATGGCCGCTTATCCTACACCGAACCTTTATCGAAAAGATCGGTGCTGGAATTCAATTACGGCATCAGCAACAGCCACCGCCAGTCGCGCAGGACAGCCCTGGAAAGCTCTACACCCAACGGGCCTAAGTATGATGAGGTGGTAGACTCACTGACGAACGATTATGCCTTCAACGTATTGAACAACTCAGCCGGTATTAATTACCGCTATGCCAAACCCAAGAAGATCAACTTCTCCTTTGGCGCCAATGTATCGCGTGCCGACTTTACCCGCAAAGACCTGAAGACCGGCGCCGATACCCGGTACAGCTTTACCAATTTCTTCCCGCAGGCGAATGTTGGCTGGACAATAGGACAGGGCGGCAACCTGCGTTTCAATTATTTCGGCAGTACCCAGGCTCCTTCGATCGACCAGATCCAGCCGGTGACCGATAACTCGGACCAATCGAATATCCGCATTGGTAATCCCGACCTGAAGCAGGCTTTCCGCAACCGCTTCAACCTGAATTATAACAGCTATAAGATATTATCTGAAAGCGGTATCTGGGCAAGTATTAATTTCTCTACTGTTCAGAACGACTTCAGCTCAAGGACGTCCATCAAAGACGCGAAGCGGGTGACCCAGCCGGTAAACGTAAACGGCAATTATAACCTGAGCGGCTGGTTTGATTATGACAGGAAGATCAAAAAACTGAAGTTGTACGTAGGGCCAGCCCTGAACTTCAATGTCGGCCGCAATGTGAACTTCATTGATAGCCTGGAGAATACCAACAATAACCGGAGCCTGGGTGGCGGCATACGTCTCCGGTACGAGATCGAGAAGAAATTCTCCATCACGGTTCGCTCCGGTATCAACTTAGTCAAATCCAAATCTTCCCTGCGCCCGGATGTGGTGACCGAATACTGGACCCAGGAGCATGAAGTGTGGGCCAATGTTTCCCTGCCCTGGAAGATCGACCTGAATACGGAATGCGAGTTCAACTTCCGCCAGAAGACCGACGTCTTCGACAGGAATACAAATGCCATCCGCTGGAATGCCAATATCGAAAAGAAGATACTGAAAGGCGATGTGGGCCGCATCCGGTTCTCGGCTTTTGATATCCTCGACCAGAATATCGGCTTCAACCGGAGCGTCAACAGCAACTTTATCAATGAACGGACCTATGATACTTTCCGCCGTTACTTTATGCTGTCCCTGATCTGGAACTTCAGTAAGAATGGTGCGAAACCCATGGGCTGGTAA
- a CDS encoding GLPGLI family protein — MQLRSFIVTCLVLTASMIAQAQQQFITHGKIEYERKVNQHSMLEEGSIWNDVMKKNTPKFHTAYYDLYFKDGLSLYKTGREPEVRQNKVWTVFIAENTIQTNLDSSKTTTLKDIQNDLYLLTDSVRKIDWKIGTEIRKIAGFDCRKAVGRIMDSIVVIAFYAEEVLPSGGPESFNGLPGMILGLAIPRLHTTWYATKLELIEVTDKDLAAPKKGKKYTNAAFQTQLRDIMKDWGDEGKRLIPQILL, encoded by the coding sequence ATGCAACTAAGATCATTTATAGTAACCTGCTTAGTACTGACAGCCTCTATGATTGCACAGGCGCAGCAGCAATTCATTACGCACGGGAAAATTGAATATGAGCGGAAAGTAAATCAACATTCCATGCTGGAAGAAGGCAGTATATGGAATGATGTGATGAAGAAGAACACGCCGAAGTTCCATACCGCTTATTATGACCTTTATTTTAAGGATGGACTGTCATTGTATAAAACCGGCCGGGAGCCGGAAGTAAGGCAGAATAAGGTATGGACCGTATTTATAGCAGAGAATACGATACAAACGAATTTAGACAGCAGCAAGACTACCACCCTGAAGGATATTCAGAATGACCTGTACCTGCTTACCGATTCTGTACGGAAGATAGACTGGAAGATCGGTACAGAGATCCGCAAGATTGCCGGATTTGATTGCCGCAAAGCAGTAGGCAGGATCATGGATTCGATTGTAGTGATCGCTTTTTATGCTGAGGAGGTATTACCTTCCGGTGGCCCTGAATCATTCAACGGTCTGCCCGGCATGATACTCGGACTTGCCATTCCCCGCCTGCATACCACCTGGTACGCCACCAAGCTGGAACTGATTGAGGTGACCGACAAAGACCTGGCAGCGCCCAAAAAAGGCAAGAAATATACAAATGCCGCTTTTCAAACACAGCTCAGGGATATTATGAAGGATTGGGGCGATGAAGGGAAGAGATTGATACCGCAGATATTGTTGTGA
- a CDS encoding alpha-amylase family glycosyl hydrolase: MRIIVLTIACFLFLQDSAFAQTEVKVYPTHWWTGMKNRKLQLMVYRSSGLTSTTFSAYSLNSDFKVIKTYRPANHHYLFLDIEIAANAKPGRKEIRIANMIRSEQVIIQYELKARNPENGKSRIRGISSEDLIYLIMPDRFSNGDPSNDRMAGLKDQSLNRNEIFDRHGGDLQGIENHLDYLQDLGVTALWLNPVLLNDMPQRTEHGYAATDHYTIEPRLGGAAAYHSLANALHKRGMKLIQDAVYNHVGIEHFLFRDLPDSTWFHFWPTYTNTTYKDQVLMDPYAAAIDKKKMSDGWFVPSMPDLNQHNPYVANFLIQHALWCTEKFGLDGWRIDTYAYNDLAFMNRCNKALLDEYPQLHIFGETWVHGIPNQSFFTQNIYQLPYKSNLPAVTDFQLNLYGIVPALNQPFGWTEGVNRLYLTATNDFVYKDPMKQVIFLDNHDLSRFLSVVGEDVQKLKIGLAWLLTFRGVPQLYYGTEVMMKNFANPDGLVRLDFPGGWAGDSANKFTSAGRTPSEDSLFNYTRTLAQFRKRSSAIKTGKLMQYVPEDGVYVYFRYDTKQTVMCIMNPNDKDMELATARFVERLKGFTRAKDVITGQTTSISDKMKIPAKTQLVLELKP; encoded by the coding sequence ATGCGGATCATAGTATTGACCATTGCCTGTTTCCTGTTTTTGCAGGACAGTGCTTTTGCACAAACGGAGGTAAAAGTGTATCCCACGCATTGGTGGACAGGCATGAAGAACAGGAAGCTGCAACTGATGGTGTACAGGTCATCGGGACTTACTTCTACGACTTTTTCGGCTTATTCACTCAACAGCGATTTTAAGGTGATAAAAACCTACCGGCCCGCTAACCATCATTATCTCTTCCTGGATATAGAGATTGCTGCTAATGCCAAACCCGGCAGGAAGGAGATACGCATAGCCAATATGATCCGCAGCGAACAGGTGATCATTCAGTATGAACTGAAAGCCCGTAATCCCGAAAACGGTAAATCAAGGATACGGGGCATCTCCAGTGAAGACCTCATTTATCTCATCATGCCCGACCGCTTCAGCAATGGCGATCCCTCCAATGACCGCATGGCCGGACTGAAAGACCAAAGCCTTAACCGGAATGAGATATTTGATCGTCATGGCGGTGACCTGCAAGGAATAGAAAACCACCTGGATTACCTGCAGGACCTGGGCGTGACGGCCCTCTGGCTTAATCCCGTACTGCTAAATGATATGCCCCAACGCACAGAGCATGGTTATGCCGCTACGGATCATTATACCATTGAACCACGTCTCGGCGGCGCTGCTGCCTATCATTCCCTTGCCAATGCCTTGCACAAAAGAGGGATGAAGTTGATCCAGGATGCGGTATATAACCATGTAGGCATTGAACATTTCCTGTTCCGTGACCTGCCCGACAGCACCTGGTTCCATTTCTGGCCTACCTATACAAATACTACTTATAAAGACCAGGTATTGATGGACCCCTATGCGGCGGCGATTGATAAAAAGAAAATGAGTGATGGATGGTTCGTTCCTTCCATGCCCGACCTGAACCAGCACAATCCTTATGTGGCCAACTTCCTCATTCAGCATGCCCTTTGGTGTACGGAAAAATTTGGCCTGGATGGATGGCGCATAGATACTTATGCTTACAATGACCTCGCCTTTATGAACCGCTGTAACAAAGCGTTGCTGGATGAATACCCGCAGTTGCATATTTTCGGGGAGACCTGGGTGCATGGCATTCCCAATCAAAGCTTCTTTACACAGAATATATACCAGCTCCCTTATAAGAGTAACCTGCCTGCTGTTACCGATTTCCAGTTGAACCTCTATGGCATCGTACCGGCGCTGAACCAGCCTTTTGGCTGGACAGAAGGCGTAAACCGTTTATACCTTACGGCCACCAATGATTTTGTATACAAAGACCCGATGAAGCAGGTGATCTTTCTCGATAATCATGACCTAAGCCGTTTTTTATCGGTAGTAGGAGAGGACGTACAAAAGCTGAAGATAGGGCTGGCCTGGCTGCTCACCTTCCGTGGCGTGCCGCAATTGTATTATGGTACCGAGGTGATGATGAAAAACTTTGCCAATCCGGATGGACTGGTGCGTCTCGATTTTCCCGGTGGCTGGGCAGGGGATAGCGCGAATAAATTCACCTCCGCAGGCCGCACCCCATCAGAAGACAGTTTATTTAATTATACCCGTACACTGGCGCAATTCCGCAAACGATCATCAGCCATCAAGACCGGCAAGCTCATGCAATATGTGCCCGAAGATGGGGTATATGTATACTTCCGGTACGATACAAAGCAAACAGTTATGTGCATCATGAATCCCAATGACAAGGATATGGAACTGGCCACTGCCCGCTTTGTAGAAAGGCTGAAAGGCTTTACCAGGGCGAAGGATGTGATTACCGGCCAAACGACTTCAATAAGCGACAAGATGAAAATACCAGCGAAGACACAACTGGTGCTGGAATTGAAACCGTGA
- a CDS encoding MFS transporter, with protein sequence MEPITPLTLETEKAIQVKPRANFWQIWNMCFGFFGIQFGWTLQMNNMSAIYEYLGAKPEDIPGLWLAAPMTGLIVQPIIGYLSDRTWHPRWGRRRPYFLIGAILSSLALFVMPNSPTVWIAAGTLWILDSCINISMEPFRAFVADNLSDKQRAFGYAMQSMFIGAAAFIAGFLPSYLVKWLNISRDKVAGGIPQNIMWSFYIGGIMFIGAVLYTVLRSREYPPRDPNWKQKLNAQHGSGFSGAVKEIFHSVTHMPQQMKRLALVQFLTWPGLFLMWFYYSTGVARDIFKGDATSTDAAVSQLFTQGLEHANATSSILNLVTCFFSFSLPFWVGKFGRKMTHTFCLLIGGVGLISVNYITDPAMLYLSMSMVGIAWASILSMPYSMLAGHLPEDKIGIYMGIFNFFIVLPEIIASLFFGKIMENYLGNDRLLAVQIGGCLLVLAGFVCALIVKDKMKEDLL encoded by the coding sequence ATGGAGCCTATTACCCCTCTCACACTGGAAACGGAGAAAGCCATACAAGTGAAGCCCCGTGCGAACTTCTGGCAGATCTGGAATATGTGTTTTGGTTTCTTCGGTATCCAGTTTGGCTGGACCCTGCAGATGAACAATATGAGCGCCATTTATGAGTACCTGGGCGCTAAGCCGGAAGATATCCCCGGCCTGTGGCTGGCAGCCCCTATGACCGGCCTGATCGTCCAGCCCATTATTGGCTACCTGAGCGACAGGACCTGGCATCCCCGCTGGGGCCGGCGCCGGCCCTATTTTCTCATCGGTGCTATCCTCAGTTCCCTGGCCTTATTTGTAATGCCCAATTCACCCACGGTATGGATTGCCGCCGGCACCCTGTGGATACTGGATTCCTGCATCAACATCAGCATGGAACCCTTCCGGGCCTTTGTGGCCGATAACCTCAGCGATAAACAACGGGCATTTGGCTATGCCATGCAAAGCATGTTTATCGGGGCGGCGGCTTTCATTGCAGGTTTCCTGCCTTCCTATCTTGTCAAGTGGCTGAACATTTCACGGGATAAAGTGGCCGGAGGCATTCCGCAAAACATCATGTGGTCGTTCTACATTGGCGGCATTATGTTCATCGGGGCTGTGCTCTATACCGTACTGCGCAGCAGGGAATACCCGCCGCGCGATCCCAACTGGAAACAAAAGCTCAATGCACAGCACGGCAGTGGTTTCAGCGGCGCTGTGAAAGAAATATTTCATTCTGTTACCCACATGCCGCAACAAATGAAGCGGCTGGCCCTGGTACAATTCCTTACCTGGCCCGGCTTGTTCCTCATGTGGTTTTATTATTCTACCGGTGTGGCCCGCGATATCTTTAAAGGAGATGCTACTTCTACCGACGCGGCCGTGAGCCAATTATTTACACAAGGGCTGGAACATGCCAATGCTACTTCCTCTATTCTCAATCTCGTTACCTGCTTCTTTTCTTTTAGCCTTCCTTTCTGGGTAGGCAAGTTTGGCCGTAAGATGACGCATACTTTTTGTTTGCTCATAGGCGGGGTAGGGCTCATCAGCGTAAACTATATTACCGATCCTGCCATGTTATATCTTTCGATGAGCATGGTGGGTATTGCCTGGGCTTCCATCCTGTCCATGCCTTATTCCATGCTGGCGGGGCACCTGCCCGAAGATAAGATCGGCATCTACATGGGCATCTTCAACTTCTTCATCGTGCTGCCCGAAATCATTGCCTCCCTCTTCTTCGGCAAGATCATGGAAAACTACCTGGGTAATGACCGGTTACTGGCTGTGCAGATAGGCGGATGCCTGCTGGTATTGGCCGGCTTCGTATGCGCCCTGATCGTGAAGGATAAGATGAAAGAAGATCTATTGTAA